The Dermacentor silvarum isolate Dsil-2018 chromosome 11, BIME_Dsil_1.4, whole genome shotgun sequence region ACAGTTAGAAACAAACCAATTCCAACCTCCCTTCATTTCTTGTAATACACTTAAATAAAAATGTGCAGTGGAAGACACTTAGCTAAGGTTCTTTGCTGTACATTATTGAACAATTCTGAAACACAGCACGTATCCAATAAATTTAACAATGATACCTGATAGGATGCACAAAGGAACAAGACTACGAttcatgaattcagtcagcatCTGCCACAGAGATTTTTCGTAATGTTTTGGAGTTTCGCTCACTCCTGATGAGTACTGTGCCAGCAGCCATTTGGCACTGGATGCACTGAAGTATCAGATCAACTTACAAAACCCTATACACGTCACATTAATAGAGCTTCTCAATGCAATGTTTTCAGTTAGGCCCTATTTTATTAAAATTCTTTACATCATTACAGCACATCTAAACAATATTAATCTGCAAAGATTATGCTGCACAGGCTTGTGCTGGTAAACCAACACCAAAATTTCCCATACAGTGCTACAATGCAATTTCCAGCTGATTCAAAACAAGTGTGCCATACCTTAAAGACATACGTTCTGGCGTGTTACAAGCCAAACGATgatattatgaggcatgccgtagtgggaaaatccagattaattttgatcacctggggttctttaacatgcacctaaaaataagtacacaagcatttttgcatatcggccccatcaaaatgcagccactACAGCTGGCATCGAACCTGCAACCTAGAGCTCTGCCAGCAGtacaacaccatagctactgggCTACGGTGTTGCATGTGCCATACCTTCAGCACATTCATGTAGCACATTGTTGGCTTACCTTCAACAGTCCTGTGGTATGCAAAATGAAAGTAGAGTAAAGCAAGCAAATGGAGTGCGCCTGCAGCACCAGCTGCTACAGCTTTGTGTGATGCACTTGCTGTCTTGGCCGAAAAGACTGACAtctgtaaagaagaaagaagggctCCACCTCACCTATCTCAGTGAAGAGTTCACAATTGTACCGCTCAGAATACAACAACCAATCTAGAAATTAAAGACACGACAGTCTGTATGCGTAACAAGGATGTACACACATGCACACTTTCTTTCAGTACCACACAGCATAATCAAAATGTCCCTTTACAATAAAAACAGCTTttaaacagtggagctgttaaAGCTTTTGGTTTGACCGTGGAGCGTTAGCAGCAACGCCTCGCACACCttgcacagctggtgcgaggcgttgctaggcgatgcatgtgacgtcatcgctcggcaaGGTTACGACCCTTTTCCCGGCTACCCTCGCCAAAGCGcgtggcgcagccgacatatcCGGCATTTGTCGTCCACACTTCGCGCCAGACTAtcgagtgctgcgctttcgctgacGTAGCGACCCCTTgacgagcgcgctcgcgcgtcaaatgctacgtcggactataaagtggcctttagaagactgtgTGTCGGccaagtttggctaagaaccagccaagccaagccaaaccaagttaagcaaaggaaagcaaagttcaagctagggaagggccaccagctttgctgtttgcccagtcttcgcaccacttagtgtgaagctgcccctaattttttttttttgttttactggAAGAAAGTATCAAAAGAATGGCAAGGAGAAACTTGCTATGTAAAAAAAACACTGCCTTAAGATAACTAATCTAACAAATGAGCATCAATATGATCTCTCATGGGCTTTTGCATACCAAATATGAAGATGCAAATAAACGAAGTCAAGGAAAGCTTTAATATATTTATTCTGCtgatctgatgatgatgatctaatggcatccccttttaaacgaggtggtgacaaatagtcacctagcctacttgatttaatcaggtatgctacacgtttttcattctagcatttttgtatacatcaccttaacctttttttgttcttgtttttttcctttcaaaaTCTACCCTGTACCTATAACTGTAAGAAATCCAGTCATATCAATTTCTTTGCTTTTTCTCCACCAATACTTAAACGACTCTTGCtgatctcgactgctgaccggttgacgcttCTATCCAGTTTatacccaagcgcttctggaaggtgtacattacctacggttctcactgggtgaatcccttcacattccattacgatgtgctgatTGGTCTCCGaattttcgctgcagcatacacatgccccATCTAGTTCTaaatatttgctctggtatgtttttgcccttaggcaaccagctcgagcctcaaatagcaaggcactgccctttgtgttatcgtacagattttcccttctaatttatttcttcccattcttgtaaaccTCCATGGTCCTTTTGTTCccattctttgcattcaattAACTGTCTcggtttctctcactttctttctcatgactcctggttgtctatttacagtttcaattaccctgtacttagttgccaactttcttgacctcttcctccattctgtgtccacacttttcagatacagataattgtgcactttagccgcccatttattttcgtctatgttcccgagtctttcttcagtactaattttgctctgtgcttctccgacttcaaaagaggcccaacccaagtcaccctgcactgcctcatttgtggttttaccatgggcACCCAAAACCAACCGGCCTACctatctttggttaacttcctgAGCTGATGAAGCAATGACTCCTTGGTGATCTGCAAGAGAGTAAGATAGCTAATCTTTCATAGCTTTATCTGCCTCTTCTATGCACATGGGATTGTTTCggttttatattgttacggggatgttgggagtacaGATAGAATgaatttacaatatatatacaagcagagttaatgtggtcaagatggccaaccagcaacaacacgcagcagccagcaTCTCGCgatcttcttttctcttcttttatcctTCCGGAACAATATTTTATTGCTGTTTGTGAGACTGAAAACATTGCATCTTTAGATGCATCTTACATAATTATGTGCAAATCTGAGCATGAAACGTCCAATTCTCAGCTATATTTACAGTGTTGCCTTTGATTGAGCTCGAATTCTCCATATGACACAATGAGCCAAGCTGGATGAACAATTACTTACAGTGCAACGACGACAATCTACCACCATTTCAGAAAACACAATCAACATGAAATCAAGTAACTTGGAAGGTTACGATCCCCAATGAAGTGTgggccttacacgagtaaatTCGGTAGATATTttagctgcaactatgagggcaaATTGTAACTGAGCATGCCATTAAAGACATATAACAGATACCAGAGGTTTGAGCTAATGAAGGTCAGGGGTAAGTGCAGATCTTCAGAAAAGGCATTTGTACTGCAGTGTAATTAAAATATTATAGTACAGCAGCTGGCTGAACAAGTTGGTACACATGAAAGTGAATAGCACGAACGACAAGGAACAACACTCATCTAGTCTTCTTCCACTGTCCTTCGTTGTTTGTGCCGCTCCCTTTTCATGTTAAAATTTTATGACGATGGTTATGATGATGCAATTTTTATCTCACTTGAGGAGCAGAGAACATACCAGCCTGGCCGCTGTAGAACCACCAAGCAGCAACCACACAATGTAGAAGAAAAGGTGGGAGTGCACAGGGTGGAACGTATTTCCCAGCAGCAGAGCCAAACAGTGACCGGACAGTCCGTAGCCCTAGAAAGGGTCATTCAGAAAGGACCACTAAAGATCTAATGAAAATTAAGCTGCgacagaaattaaaaaaaaaagaaaatactcaAGAAAAAGAGCCAGCTACATGAAATGAACAGAGAACAGAGAATGCGTAAAATGAGAATGAGTAGCCATCAAGTGTTCATACTTTATTTTGTGCTCTTCTCTGCTTTCCTTAGTTTCATGTAGTTCAGTTTTCGTCTGTTTCgtcttccttctggggttttacgtgccaaaaccagttctgattacgaggcatgctgtagtggagggctccggattaattctgaccagctgggtcaaaattaatccaaaattaacgtgcgctacaatacaagcacatgggtgtttttgcatttcgcctccaccgaaatgcggccgccgcggccaggattcgatcccgcgacctcgcgctcagcagcacaatgccttagctgactgagccaccgcggcgagtaGTTTTCGCCTGGAAACAAATACTGTAACAAGGTACTACCATGGTAAAAATCCAGCTAGGCCATGAGTATGTGCAAGCAAATAATCAAGTAACCAACATCACACTAAAACACTAAGAAAATGCAAGACTGATCAGTTTGGACATTAGTCACATGTGGACTTTGGAGGGTAGAATAATGGACTTTCAATTTAGGCTCCCTAAATCCTTACAGGAGTGCCCACATTTTAGCACACCAATGTTTCTACATTTTACAAGTGCAGCCAGTGACACAGGGAATGGAATACAAAATTTTGTTCTCAACAAAAGAACACGATAGCCACTAAGCCATCAAAGCATATAGAAAGATTTTAAAAAAGCAGTGAATTGTTCTTTTTTCCAACCAGTAGACATGAAGCTGCCCACTACGATCAATATCACGTATTCAGCTAGTAATATGCTATGCAACTCCAAATAATAAGGACTAAAACATACACAGTGTTGGTTCCCACCTGCTGGTCATATCCAAAGAGCCAGCAGACATGTTAAAGGGGTCACGCCTGAAGCACtttcattttgtttatttatttattaaattaattatttatgTGTTTATTAATATTTTTTATTAAAAGAGTGCTCGGAGTGCCCCCTTTCAGAACATGTCATATGTTCATTTCTGTAGCAAATTCTAATGCACACAAAGGATGAGGAAAGGCTAGGTGGCTATACAGAATTTGGCACAAACTAAGGAAATACACATTTCTTATATCTAAAATATAAAATTTATCAGATTCATCTTGTCATTGCAGTGCAACATATATTTTAGTTCTTTCTGAAACAAAACAAACTGCATGACTTTTCAAGCCATCAGCATTTCCACGTTTCTATATTTTTTCCAACATAAAACTCCAAGGGCAGCACAGACATTAAAACCAAAAATAGTGTCGTATAACTTTTGCCTATAAGACTACCGCCTATCACCTAAATTTCACCTATAATGACTACCACCAAACATGGTTATAACAAACTGGTTCAAGCGGCAAAAGCAGTTTGATATATCAAGTAATTCAATCTGAACCTGGGTATAGTAATCATTTATGAATATTTATGATCAGTTCTTTATGCACAATGGAACAAAGCTGCGTGACTACTACCCCATGGCGACCCGACTCACACAGCAGCACTTGTAACACATCAACGCAGTAGGATCTGTAGCTCTCTATCAGGTTATGTATTGTATCACACACTACTTGATTATGCCTGAACAGGCTGTCAAGCTTGCTCAGCTGCATGGTCGAAAAAAGGAAGCTGCTGCAGATGGTTTTATGACAGGTTTTAGGTTCTCAAAGTTTGAATGCCCAGTTCGTTTTATGAGATTTATTTTGCACAACTATCACTTGTCTTGCATGTTTGATATAGAGCATAATTCCCTACACCCAGGTTCATTAAAACTGAATTAAACTGCATGTTTTTTCATGACTCGCCACTCAGATTACTCACCATCAGTGAGAGAACCTGGAAGAATGACAATTGTGTGCTGCTGATGTAACCGGCAGCACGAACCAAGGCTGAGCCTCCGAGCCAATAGCCGAAGCTGACACCAAATGCCGTGCCCATGAGCGTGCCTTCTTTCTGGAAAATTCCAGCAGCCCAACTTGCTTAGTCAACAGGAACCTCTATTTGCTTCATAACAAAGCTAACTAATAAGAGGTAATGTAAGAGGTAATTCACAATGTTCTAACCTAAACCAAATTATGCATTTACAATGCTTTGTTATCGCTCAAATTTTGCAACATTTGCATATTTCGGTCCCCATCATTCAATAAATTTGCTGGCGTCACCGTTCACCTTATTTGACTGAACTTGACAGCGAGATGTAGGTACAATGGTGGTAATTTATTTTTCCACCAAGCATACCAAAAAAATGTGATCCTGGTTTGAAATCTGAGCAATAACAAAGCACTGGTAAGTGTAAACTCTTTAAAAGCAGACAGAATAAAAACGTTGGTTAGTGAACATGATAGCTTTTCACAAGGCAAATACAGGCAAGCTTTTGCATTCAGAGGTGATGACCACGGACAGCAGTGGGGAAATCTTCTGGCTTAAAAGGCCAGAGTTGCATTTCACGATATCCTGACTACACAGCACTTTGAGATAAGGAATGCTTTGAGAAGCTGCACTGATTGTAAAATCACAATTACGAAATAGAGAAACAAAAACAGCTCTTTTTATGCACCGTGTATATGGTTCTAATGCTGAAATTTCAGATGGACCACCTTTACGTTTGGAAACAAAAGTGCTGCAATATCCCTACGCCACAATTAAGCAGGCAGAAAGGACAAAGCTTCCCACTTGGTGCTGCGTCAGCAGTTCATTCTTCCGGCATTTCTCAAGCTTTATGTCACAACATCCTGTTCCTAACAAGGCCCTTCTTACGGTCACAGTATTACAAAAAAATTCCTAAGCTAGTGTACTATTCAAATGTCACAGGTTCTTGCTGCTACTGCTAGCCTGCACCTTGGCAGCGGTAGGCATCAATAGGCAGCGCTATAAATTTTAGCACCACCTCATCTTGGTGCCGTTTCAGCGTGAATGATGTTCACACACAAACATTCAAACCAGTACATGTAAGAGGTTTTGAATAAAAATTTTTATTTAGTTTAAATTGAAGCATAAAATTATGTGCCTTAAGTAGTGTGCACAGCGTATGCTACTGCACCTATCTTTCCGTTATCACATGCTCATGTAGCACACTGGCAGGAATCATTACACATGCATAAATGAAAATGGCACTCTTAAGAGACTTGCTCCTGACTTTTTCCCATGTGGGAAAAAGCACAAATCAAGGCAACAGACTTTGGCACCACTATCTGAAGAGTTCTACAGAAGTCACCTATTGAGTTTGGCTGCATGCAGTTCACCAAATTAGGTTGCAAGTAAAAAATGGCATCAGTTAGCTTCACAGGAGGAATGCGATGAAACAAGTACAATAAAGTAGTTTTGGTGACAGGCAGCTCTACTTACCACAGTATGGCCAGATGTCTTCATTCCAAAAAGTAGCAATGTTATCAATGTCAAAACTAGCATCAGAGGCCCATAAAGCTCAGCTGGAATTAACTGCAACAAAAGAGCATGCAAGAAAATATTTGAAGGTAAAAATGCTATGGTGTTCAAAGCCAGATCTGCTGAAAGCTAGATAGATGTTCAGTGTTTACCAGTGGTGCATAATGTGATGGCCAACGAGGAAGGAAAGACTCCATAATTCTGTAAAGATGCAAAGGAAAATAAGTTAAGGCTTCAATGAAAATAAGTTCAGTTTTACTATTCGGAAAATAAAAGTTCAGGCTAAAAGCCAGTCGCATCATCAGACAATGCAAATTTCTTCTTGCACTTATCCTGAACAATGCATAACATGGCTTGGTTACAATTTCTTAGCAAAGGCACCAACTTCTCCGTTTTACACCTTTTTTATGTTACAGATCTCAGTTTATAAACATTTGTTCAATCAAACGCATCATGTCGTGAGCCAACCTCAGCACAAAAACCTAGCTGGTTAAACTTCCTGTTTGGTTTGCCATGAGCCGCGGATGATCATGAGACGTTTCATTCAGGTCGTATGAGAATGGGGACCTGTACAGcttgcacacacacaaacgaaaccagcaaaaaaaaaaaaaaaaataacagcgctggtTCAAAGTTTTCTATAAAATGTGATGAGGGTGCAGTGACGAGAGATGCACGTCTCACCTGGCCCGGACTTCTTGTGGTTCAACGTGGAAGTACGGCCTCAGCAGATCTATGTTGCCATATATACTGAATGCGTTTTTCGCTTGCTGCTTTCCTGCTTGCCACAGGAGCTGCGAAAATTTGGAGACGCAAATCAGCCAACGCTTAAAAAGCAATATTTGACCCGCAATTGGTCGTCCAGCCTAACATCCCCGCTAAACGGGCAGTTTCAAAGCTCACATAAATCGATCTGCATAAAAAATGTATCGTGAGCGATCGAAGCATGAAGCACGAATAAAAGTGTAACGGGATGAAAGGCACGCGTGCTTCAACATGACGTGCAGCAGCGCGCGATCGCGGCCGACTTCAAATTCATCACACTCGAAAGCGTTCGTTACAGGAGTATTAAACTGTGAATATGACTGTGTTTAAAGCGCTGTGTTTTAAGGCAAATTACGCACCATGGAGGGCACAGCCGAAAATACGTCTTGGTTATGCGGGATGGGAGCAGGTTTATCCGCAGAATAGAACTTCTCATCGTGGACTCCTGTAAGAGTACCACAGGTAAATTATCGTTAAAACTATAGAACTTCTCGCCTACGTTACATACCTGAGGAAGCAACGTCAGTGAAGTCAAGAACCGTGGATTCCTGAAACCAAACAGACCAAACCGCAACTGCAAGTTAGTGCTCACACATAACCTATTCTAATCACAACAGCGCGACAAGACCTACTTATACTGTTGAGGATTTGAACTGGCTTCTTTGGCCGGACTTTAAAGACTATAACGATCTGTACCAAAGCATATTACCTGTTTTTCCGCGGCAGCAAACGGGGCACGAGCGTCTGCAGGCGCTGCCATGTTGGCTGAATTTGTTTATGATCACATGCGAGCTCTTGTTTACGTTCTGCCAGTTTTGCTTAAATATTTTTGTTCGAACAAGTCCAGGTTGTGGGTCTCGTTTAAGGCGTTTTAGGATTTGTTACATAATGAGATTACATAAACAGATAACACGTAAACTATGGGGCATCAATGTAAATAGCATTGACACATCCAAGACTATCCGATACGACAGTCATCTGCAGCCATCGCTACGCTCTTCTGCTTGCGCCGATAGAAGTTTTGCTTGTTTTGCAAGCGTCTCGTAGTGATTGTAAGGCTCAGATCGTAAATGTTATGTCACTAGTGAAGTAAGTGAACATAATTCTTGGCCTTCAATCTGTTATCAATGGAAAGTGAGCAGCGCGCAGAAGAAAAGACTGCGCGAGTGATTGTGTACCGAAACGGAACAAATCGCGATGGCAAGGTAAGCGACGAAACATATAGTCATCGTCCCTTAATTTTGTCCAACTAAGCCAAATCAAATAAAGTGTGCCTGGTGGCTAATCACTGGCGACTTCGTGTGTGGCTGTCTGGCATCGCGTCGTGAGTGAATGCAGTAATGATCATTATATATTGATACATATTGATACATGTTTCACATCTCCTTGTCATCGAAAGGTGTTTCTGGTTCCCGGATCTCTCGACGAGCTGCTTAAAGCTATCAGTTCCAAGTTCGGAATCCAAGCTAAACGGCTGTTTACTTGTAGAGGTGGAGAGATCGACGACACAAGTCTAATAAGGCAAGTTTATCGCAGCACTGACCTCCGCAACAGCGTATACTGCGTTTCGTAGTGACTAACCGCTTTATTTACCTTGTTTTCATGGTGCATTCGTGCTTGGTACTTTTCAGGGACGAAGAAACCTTGTTTGCTTCATCTGGCGAAAGCTTTACTGGTGAGCTGCAGCGGTTTATACTATCATTTACAAGTAAGGGGACGGAGGAGCAGTTGTAACACCTCGGAGATCATGTGCCGGCTGTCTGCATGTAAACAGTTCACCCGCCATGTTGCTGTTTCTGAACGTCCGAGGATGGGCCAACCGTTACAGCAGCCTTACCTCCGGATAAGTAATCGTAGTTATAATAGTACGGTTAATCGATCAATTACCGACGTATGCAAAAAATCGATACAGTGTGAAATCACAGACATTACCACAAAAACGAAGAGTTGGTGAGTTGTTGCTAACAGCTGTATGACTCCCTGTGGACAGCGACAGTGCATGACATTTAGGCTAGCTTCAAAAGTCCTCCGTAGCTGGCAAAGGATGTGTCATCTGCCAACGGTTTGTTGTCAAATGCCGCAGTGGTATACTGAAGACAACAAAATTAAAGCTCTGTTATCTAGGGTGCCACTAGAACATCTGGAGTACTACACTAAAACAGCTTCTTCAGAATGACATCCTAAAACAATGTGATCGCTAAGAGCTTTCAATATATTGTAGTTGCCATAAGACTCAGCCAACTCTCATCCCTTGTTCCTTCACGCTACACTCACAAAACACTTCCGAGGTGGACGTTTCTTTTAATCTCTGCGTGTGGAACATTGCACTGTTTTCTCAAGTTTCAACCATTATTCTCGAGCTTATGTACTGTCGCATGCAAAAGTAATAGACCCCCCAACATTTTTCAAAAACACAATTGGGCATCACGTAATAGAACAATTAATGTCAATTCTTGTCTAAAGCATAGCCTGAAGTACACCCTCCAGTAGAATCAGTTATGATGTCTTTGCGAGTGATGCaaaaatgcaagtaaaaaaaaaacagagagggGGTCTGTTACCTTTGCTCATGGGGGTACGTATTGTATAATCTGCAGGTATGACTCTGCAGCTTGTAGTACCAAAGTAAGCAGTACAAGTCTGCTTCACCttgttgttactttttttttgtgtgtatttcTATAGACGCGTCATGCTCAGCACCACAGCCCCTGGCCTCTGGTAACCCAGACTGGGTCTTGCTTAATGTGGGAGGAAAGTACTTCGCTACTACAAGGTACCCTGCTGTTGTCACAGCAGTTCGAGATATCCTTTAGAATTTTTCAAGCTGACATTACAACAACATTGACAAACAAATACTACGTGCTTGCTCCACGAAACATAATTTCCATTGCTCACTTGTAGTTGTGTAGCAGATGCACAAGTGAGACAAGAAGCTTTCTGGCAGTATATGATGACATACTAATTTTGATAGCCTATAAGGTAGAAATAAAGCTAGCAATTAGTTACTTGACCAGGCAACGGTCTCAAGTACTCGACTTGTAATCTGCCTGCAGCTTACATTGCCTTTGTCAGCAGCGATGAGCAAAATTTATGAGATAGGAATTTTCTTGTTGCAGGTGATGCTAAGAGttaaatgccactggcaaattTTCCAACCTTCTTGTTCCTCACAGTTTCTAATATAAAACACTAAAGTGAACAGGTGACCAGGTGACGTGTGCCTGTGTTTTACCTATGAGAGTGTGCATGATATTTATTCACTTTACTAAATCATTTGACAGTTAAACTTTGCCCTACTTATTTATCATGCTGTCTTAAAAGTACTTGCATTTTGAAGTGCTGTCGATTGTTTTCTACCATAACTCTTTCACCATATCTTTTTGTCAAGGTAGAGTCTTGCAGTCT contains the following coding sequences:
- the LOC119433722 gene encoding protein YIPF3-like isoform X2; its protein translation is MAAPADARAPFAAAEKQESTVLDFTDVASSGVHDEKFYSADKPAPIPHNQDVFSAVPSMLLWQAGKQQAKNAFSIYGNIDLLRPYFHVEPQEVRARIMESFLPRWPSHYAPLLIPAELYGPLMLVLTLITLLLFGMKTSGHTVKEGTLMGTAFGVSFGYWLGGSALVRAAGYISSTQLSFFQVLSLMMSVFSAKTASASHKAVAAGAAGALHLLALLYFHFAYHRTVEVLESI
- the LOC119433722 gene encoding protein YIPF3-like isoform X1, which translates into the protein MAAPADARAPFAAAEKQESTVLDFTDVASSGVHDEKFYSADKPAPIPHNQDVFSAVPSMLLWQAGKQQAKNAFSIYGNIDLLRPYFHVEPQEVRARIMESFLPRWPSHYAPLLIPAELYGPLMLVLTLITLLLFGMKTSGHTVKEGTLMGTAFGVSFGYWLGGSALVRAAGYISSTQLSFFQVLSLMGYGLSGHCLALLLGNTFHPVHSHLFFYIVWLLLGGSTAARLMSVFSAKTASASHKAVAAGAAGALHLLALLYFHFAYHRTVEVLESI